A window of the Streptomyces finlayi genome harbors these coding sequences:
- a CDS encoding fumarylacetoacetate hydrolase family protein: MKLLRVGTAGAERPALLDQDGTLRDLSGLAGDIDGGLLADASALARIRAAAGSGELPVLDADGLRIGPPLTRIGKIVCIGLNYHDHATETGAAIPAEPILFFKAPDTVVGPDDTVLVPRASRKTDWEVELAVVIGRTARYLESAQEGLAHVAGYATAHDVSEREFQIERGGTWDKGKNCETFNPLGPWLVTADEVPDPQALSLRLWVNGELKQDGSTADQIFPVGEVVRYLSHFMTLYPGDVINTGTPAGVAMGRPEPKPYLKAGDVVELEIEGLGRQRQELKDA, from the coding sequence TTGAAGCTGCTTCGAGTCGGTACGGCAGGTGCGGAACGCCCTGCGCTGCTCGACCAGGACGGAACCCTGCGCGACCTGTCGGGGCTCGCCGGTGACATCGACGGCGGACTGCTCGCCGACGCGTCGGCGCTCGCCCGGATACGGGCCGCGGCCGGGTCCGGTGAGCTGCCCGTGCTGGACGCGGACGGGCTGCGGATCGGGCCGCCGCTCACCCGGATCGGCAAGATCGTGTGCATCGGGCTGAACTACCATGACCATGCGACGGAGACCGGCGCCGCGATCCCGGCGGAGCCGATCCTGTTCTTCAAGGCACCCGACACCGTCGTGGGCCCCGACGACACGGTCCTGGTGCCGCGCGCCTCCCGCAAGACCGACTGGGAGGTCGAACTCGCCGTGGTCATCGGGCGGACCGCCCGCTATCTGGAGTCGGCGCAGGAGGGGCTCGCGCACGTGGCGGGATACGCGACGGCGCACGACGTCTCCGAGCGCGAGTTCCAGATCGAGCGCGGCGGCACCTGGGACAAGGGCAAGAACTGCGAGACGTTCAACCCGCTGGGTCCCTGGCTGGTGACCGCCGACGAGGTGCCCGACCCGCAGGCCCTGTCGCTGAGGCTCTGGGTCAACGGTGAGCTGAAGCAGGACGGCAGCACCGCCGATCAGATCTTCCCGGTGGGTGAGGTCGTCCGCTATCTGAGCCATTTCATGACGCTGTACCCGGGCGATGTCATCAACACCGGAACACCGGCCGGGGTCGCCATGGGGCGGCCCGAGCCCAAGCCGTATCTGAAGGCGGGGGACGTCGTCGAGCTGGAGATCGAGGGGCTCGGACGGCAGCGGCAGGAGCTGAAGGACGCCTGA
- a CDS encoding heme-degrading domain-containing protein translates to MNPTAPTISELIAQERSLTLPHFGYDDAYVLGGLLVALARARHAPVAIDIRRGAQQLFHAALPGSTADNDAWIDRKRRVVERYAESSYLVGTRFRAKGTTFEESSRLDPGVYAAHGGSFPIAVEGAGVIGSVTVSGLPQAEDHALVVEALEQFATKLGG, encoded by the coding sequence ATGAACCCCACCGCCCCGACCATTTCCGAGCTCATCGCCCAGGAGCGCAGCCTGACGCTGCCGCACTTCGGGTACGACGACGCGTACGTGCTCGGCGGGCTGCTCGTCGCGCTGGCGCGGGCCCGGCACGCGCCGGTCGCGATCGACATCCGGCGCGGCGCGCAGCAGCTGTTCCATGCGGCGCTGCCGGGTTCGACCGCGGACAACGACGCCTGGATCGACCGCAAGCGGCGGGTCGTCGAGCGGTACGCGGAGAGCTCGTACCTGGTGGGCACCCGCTTCCGGGCGAAGGGCACGACGTTCGAGGAGTCCTCGCGCCTGGACCCGGGTGTCTATGCCGCGCACGGCGGTTCGTTCCCGATCGCGGTCGAGGGCGCGGGCGTGATCGGCTCGGTCACGGTGTCCGGTCTGCCCCAGGCCGAGGACCACGCACTGGTCGTCGAGGCACTGGAGCAGTTCGCCACGAAGCTCGGCGGCTGA
- a CDS encoding Gfo/Idh/MocA family oxidoreductase, which yields MTGNPNAPLRVALVGYGLAGSVFHAPLIATTEGLVLDTVVTSNEERRAQALAEFPDVRIAVSSDELWPRADELDLVVIASPNKTHVALATAALRAGLPVVVDKPIAGTAAEARELAALADERGLLLSVFQNRRWDNDFRTLARLIADGELGDVQRFESRFERWRPQTKGGWRESGDPLEIGGLLYDLGSHVVDQALTLFGPAVQVYAECDVRRPGASADDDTFMAITHASGVRSHLHVSATTAQLGPRFRVLGSAAGYVKYGLDPQEAALREGLRPAAGEPWGEEPQELWGRLGSGESPLTGGGAPVRSLPGDYPAYYAAVAAALRGTGENPVTALQAAATLDVLEGARRSAREGTSVTLLPHPTEENSA from the coding sequence ATGACTGGGAACCCCAACGCCCCGCTCCGGGTCGCACTTGTCGGATACGGCCTGGCCGGCTCCGTCTTCCACGCCCCGCTGATCGCCACGACCGAGGGCCTGGTCCTGGACACGGTCGTCACGTCGAACGAGGAGCGGCGGGCGCAGGCCCTCGCCGAGTTCCCCGACGTACGGATCGCGGTCTCGTCCGACGAGCTCTGGCCGCGCGCCGACGAGCTCGATCTCGTCGTGATCGCCTCCCCCAACAAGACCCACGTCGCCCTCGCGACCGCCGCGCTCCGGGCCGGCCTGCCGGTCGTCGTGGACAAGCCGATCGCGGGCACGGCCGCCGAGGCGCGGGAGCTCGCCGCGCTCGCCGACGAGCGCGGTCTCCTGCTCTCCGTCTTCCAGAACCGCCGCTGGGACAACGACTTCCGCACGCTCGCCCGGCTGATCGCCGACGGCGAGCTCGGTGACGTACAGCGATTCGAGTCCCGGTTCGAGCGGTGGCGTCCGCAGACCAAGGGCGGCTGGCGCGAGTCCGGCGACCCGCTGGAGATCGGCGGACTGCTCTACGACCTGGGCAGCCACGTCGTCGACCAGGCGCTCACCCTGTTCGGCCCGGCGGTGCAGGTGTACGCGGAGTGCGACGTACGCCGTCCGGGCGCTTCGGCCGACGACGACACCTTCATGGCGATCACGCATGCGAGCGGGGTGCGCTCGCATCTCCACGTCAGCGCCACGACCGCCCAGCTGGGCCCGCGCTTCCGTGTCCTCGGCTCCGCGGCCGGGTATGTGAAGTACGGCCTGGACCCGCAGGAGGCCGCCCTCCGCGAGGGCCTGCGCCCCGCCGCGGGCGAGCCCTGGGGCGAGGAGCCGCAGGAGCTGTGGGGCCGGCTCGGTTCGGGCGAGTCGCCCCTGACGGGCGGCGGCGCCCCGGTCCGTTCGCTTCCCGGCGACTACCCGGCGTACTACGCGGCGGTGGCCGCCGCCCTGCGCGGCACCGGCGAGAACCCGGTGACCGCTCTCCAGGCCGCGGCCACCCTGGACGTCCTGGAGGGTGCACGCCGCTCCGCGCGCGAGGGCACCTCCGTGACCCTTCTCCCCCACCCCACCGAGGAGAACTCCGCATGA
- a CDS encoding ROK family transcriptional regulator, translating into MNRSNTRSGSGANLPTLRHHNAALVLDLLRVAGERGISRLELAERTGLTPQAVSKITTRLRAEGLAAEAGHRASTGGKPRTVLRLVPDAGYAVGLHLDRDELTAVLVDLAGTPVAARTTPLDLGAPAGEVVAEAAEAAEAVRGQRPVFGLGAAMPGPLDHRGGVLHRVTGFPQWDGYPLRDALASATGLPVVVDKDTNAAALGLALREPGEGDFAYLHLGTGLGAGLVLGGELHRGARTGAGEFGHQTLQLDGPLCECGGRGCVEALCLAAVARGDVAEAVRVLGAGAANLVGLLDIDRVVLGGRIVAADEEAYVRGVRAVIEHRARRDGTGRRPTPVTVAGGGDRPVAEGAAQLVLAPLFGRVTEPGPWPEAMSSTAGRAGFGGRA; encoded by the coding sequence GTGAACAGAAGCAATACCAGGAGCGGCAGCGGAGCCAACCTCCCGACACTGCGCCACCACAACGCCGCGCTCGTGCTGGACCTGCTGCGGGTGGCGGGCGAGCGCGGGATCAGCAGGCTGGAACTGGCCGAGCGGACGGGGCTCACCCCGCAGGCTGTCAGCAAGATCACCACCCGGCTGCGGGCTGAGGGGCTGGCGGCGGAGGCGGGCCACCGCGCGTCCACGGGCGGCAAGCCGCGGACGGTGCTCCGGCTGGTCCCGGACGCGGGGTACGCGGTGGGGCTCCACCTGGACCGCGACGAGCTGACGGCGGTCCTGGTCGACCTGGCCGGCACGCCGGTCGCGGCCCGGACGACTCCTCTCGACCTCGGTGCCCCGGCGGGCGAGGTGGTCGCGGAGGCTGCGGAGGCTGCGGAGGCGGTACGCGGTCAACGGCCGGTGTTCGGGCTGGGGGCGGCCATGCCGGGGCCGCTGGACCACCGGGGCGGGGTGCTGCACCGGGTGACGGGCTTTCCGCAGTGGGACGGCTATCCGCTGCGGGACGCGCTGGCCTCGGCGACGGGGCTGCCGGTGGTCGTCGACAAGGACACCAACGCGGCGGCCCTCGGGCTGGCCCTGCGGGAGCCGGGCGAGGGCGACTTCGCGTACCTCCACCTGGGGACCGGGCTCGGCGCGGGCCTCGTACTCGGCGGTGAACTGCACCGGGGGGCGCGTACGGGGGCGGGGGAGTTCGGCCACCAGACGCTCCAGCTGGACGGCCCGCTGTGCGAGTGCGGGGGGCGGGGCTGCGTCGAGGCCCTGTGCCTGGCCGCAGTGGCGCGCGGCGATGTCGCGGAGGCGGTACGGGTGCTGGGGGCGGGGGCGGCGAATCTGGTCGGCCTGCTCGACATCGACCGCGTCGTACTGGGCGGACGGATCGTCGCGGCGGACGAGGAGGCGTACGTACGGGGCGTCCGGGCGGTGATCGAGCACCGGGCCCGCCGCGACGGAACGGGTCGGCGTCCGACCCCGGTCACGGTCGCGGGCGGAGGCGACCGCCCGGTCGCGGAGGGAGCGGCCCAGCTGGTCCTGGCCCCGCTGTTCGGCCGAGTAACAGAACCGGGCCCGTGGCCGGAGGCCATGTCCTCAACCGCCGGACGGGCCGGGTTTGGCGGACGGGCTTGA